The following is a genomic window from Kogia breviceps isolate mKogBre1 chromosome 4, mKogBre1 haplotype 1, whole genome shotgun sequence.
AAACTACAGATCTGTTGTTAAAGGATTGCTGTAGTTTTGCGCATGAAGCATGTGAACAACGCCATTTAGTGCACGGTGGGCCGAGCGTTCTCAGCACGATCATTtgattttagtttgcattttcccaTTTTGGAACTTGTaaccacccctcctccccaagtcttaaaaatatttctagaggCCCTTGAAAAGCTCTCCCTGTTTCACCACCCCGGCCGGAAGGCTTAGACATGCCGCTGGAGAACCAAGACAGGTCCTGCGCCTGCCAGGTTCTGGGGTGCGGTGGAGGGCCTCACACAGAAACCTCCGTCATCGGCCCTGCGCTAGGTCTCACCCTCCACctgtggcgggggtgggggcgtccGAACTACTTCAAGTCCAGCCCTGCGGCCCCGCCATTTCATTACAAAGCCCCTCGCCCTCGCACAATCCTGAGGGTGTGGAGGGTGGGCCGCAAAAAGACCCTTCCTGCTCCCCACTTCTCAGCCTTCACTCTGCTTCCAGGGAGCTCAGAGAAGCTGCACCCTCACCGCCCCTCTGCTCCTCGGGCTGGGCTCAGAATAGAGACCACCGCCCAGCCCGCGTCTCCGGCCTGACGCTacgtcccctccctcctcctggcctgaaCTCATAATggtcccctcccctcaccccgcccccacTTCCTGCCCCGCTGGGGCTCATCAGAGATTCTGCTTGCTCTAACCGTTAGCCTTCCACCATGGGGGCTCAGAACAACCCCTGTCCCTCCCACTaccgggaggtgggggggggaaaTGACCGCTTATCACAGACTCGCCCCTGTCTGTTCTCTCCTACCGGAGTGTTCAGAGcagaccccccacccccagccccacccaccctaggggagggggaaggactCCTCATAGACCCGCCCCTCTCTGTTCTCTCCCACCAAAGGTATCAGAACAGCCCGCttccgccccggccccgcccccgccctcctcTTGGGGGTTTCATCATAGAACCCCCAGTCCGGTCCACCCCTCCAGGGGTCAGAACAGCCCCACTGACCCGCCCTCGGCCCCACCCTCCTGCCCGGGGCCGCCCCCTCCACCCCGGCCTCGTACGCCCCGCGCAGCCGGGTCCACTCGGTACTTGCGGCGGCGCAGTGGTTCGGTGAGGCTCCGCGGCGCGGGGTCGTCCAGGTCCTCTGGCAGCAGGAAGCTGCGGTCCAGCACCTCAGCCGCCTCTTGCCAGTTGGCGAAGCAGGCAGGGCCCAGGCGCCGGATCTCGTCGGCCGCGTCGAGCGTGAGCACATCCCCACTCGGTTTGAGCACCACGACCGCCGGCAGGCGCTCCACGGAGAACCGGCGCCCGAGGTCCCTGCGGGGCGGGCGGGTCAGTCCGGTCGGACCCTCGTCCTTGACCCGATGCTGAGGAGCCCCACATCCCTCTTCCCAGTGCTTACTGAGCGCCTTCTGTGTGCACTGTCCCATGCCGGCCTCTGGGGATGCCCAGAAACCAGAACAGGCCAGGCCACACTGGCCTCCAGGCTTTGGCTCCAACACCCCAGACATgctcccaccacagggcctttgcactggccatgtcctctgcctggagCACTCTCCCCAGACATCTGCGTATTAAGACCCTGTATGCTGCAGACACCTAACTTAAATCTCAACACCTCTCTTGCTCTCTGCTGATGCGCGGCTCTCAGCATCCAACACACTGCATAGTTTATTTCTCCTGTTTGTCATTTTCTCCCACAATAGAAAGTAGCTTCACTAGGGCACGGATTTCTGTCCCTATTCACGAGTGTCCTCAGTGCCCGaaacagtgctgggcacagagtagatgctcacgAAATGTGTGtggggtgaatgaataaatactgaTAGATTCCATAAAGAGATACTAAACTGGATAAAGGACTTATGGTCAGAGAGGACGTCTCTAAGGAGGTGACCCTGGAGCTGAAATCtgcaggaagaggaaggggagaactGGGGAAAGTTTTCCCATGCAGAGTGCACAGCTGGTGCAAAAGCTTGAAGGTCAGAGGGAGATTGGAGTGCAGCATTGATCATAAAGGCCCTGCAGGGCCATGATAAGgagtttttgattttgttttctgtatgagAGAGAGCCAGTGAAAAGCCATCCACAGGACACCCCCAGACCAAATCTCCCATCTAGGCCAAAACCTCACACAGTCAGCATGGAGTCAAGTAGGCTACCAGACTGGGCCCATCACCCATGATTCTTAACTTCCACCCACGGGGTTCTTGGGTGGCCCTTTTCCAGGCCTCCATACAGAGTCACATAGTATTGATACTTGCAAAATCCCACAGGAGTAGGTTGCCAGACTTAGCAACTAGAAATACAGGATACCCTGTGTGAATGAATTTGAACTTCATGTAAACAGCAAATAACTTTTTATAAATATGTCCCTGCATTATGTGGGACATAGTTATACTCAAAAATTCTTCATTGTTTACATGAAATTTATATtcaactgggtgtcctgtattttatctggcaaccctgtGTGTGGGAGGGGTAGGGGGTAGGGACTCCCTCACTCTGTCTGGATACTTGCCTGGGTGAAGGTTTTGTTGAGAGGACCCTGCCTCAGACAAGGTCAGTGTCTGGCTATGATGCCCTTACAGCTGCCATTTCTTCCCCCAGGGGAGGGAAATGTTCACCATTTGGGGAAAAGAACCT
Proteins encoded in this region:
- the NXNL1 gene encoding nucleoredoxin-like protein 1; its protein translation is MACLFSGRVLIRNNSDQDELDTEAELSRRLENRLVLLFFGAGSCPKCQAFAPILKDFFVRLTDEFYVLRAAQLALVYVSQDSTEEQQDLFLRDMPKKWLFLPFEDDLRRDLGRRFSVERLPAVVVLKPSGDVLTLDAADEIRRLGPACFANWQEAAEVLDRSFLLPEDLDDPAPRSLTEPLRRRKYRVDPAARGVRGRGGGGGPGQEGGAEGGSVGLF